In the Malus domestica chromosome 16, GDT2T_hap1 genome, one interval contains:
- the LOC103402833 gene encoding beta-glucosidase 40, producing MGSARGGVAMVVTAFLLAVGFPTCLSASDINRVSFPKDFVFGTASSAFQYEGAVKEDGRGPSIWDTFSHTFGKIADFSNADVALDQYHRYKEDVQLMKDMGLDAYRFSISWTRIFPNGTGQINQAGVDYYNRLIDALLAKGIEPYVTLYHWDLPQALEDRYNGWLNPQIIKDFATYADTCFQHFGDRVKHWITFNEPHTFSVHGYASGLQAPGRCSILRPILCRSGNSTTEPYMVAHNVILSHGTVADIYKRKYKSKQRGSVGASFDVIWYEPETNSTEDVIATDIAQEFQLGWFLDPFIFGDYPSSMRRRVGSRLPTFSKSESTLIKGSLDFVGINHYTTFYGKNDTRDLIGGLLNGSLSDSGAITLPFKNWKPIGDRANSIWLYIVPEGMRKLMNYIKQKYGNPPVIITENGMDDPNSQFISLKDALRDTKRIKYHHDYLANLLASIKQDGCNVKGYFAWSLLDNWEWTAGFTSRFGLYFVDYKDKLKRYPKDSVQWFTNFLNSTQTRL from the exons ATGGGGTCGGCAAGAGGAGGCGTTGCTATGGTGGTTACAGCATTTCTATTGGCTGTTGGGTTTCCAACATGTTTGTCAGCCTCGGATATCAACAGGGTTAGCTTTCCCAAAGATTTCGTTTTCGGGACCGCCTCTTCTGCTTTCCAG TACGAAGGTGCGGTTAAAGAGGATGGAAGGGGGCCTTCGATCTGGGACACATTTTCACATACTTTTG GTAAGATAGCTGATTTCAGCAATGCAGATGTTGCTTTGGATCAGTATCACCGTTATAAG GAAGATGTGCAACTTATGAAGGATATGGGACTAGATGCTTACAGATTTTCGATATCCTGGACTCGGATTTTTCCCA ATGGAACCGGGCAAATTAATCAGGCGGGTGTTGATTACTACAATCGTCTCATTGATGCATTACTAGCCAAAG GAATTGAACCGTATGTGACCCTCTATCACTGGGACCTCCCTCAAGCCTTGGAAGACAGATACAACGGGTGGCTCAACCCTCAAATCAT AAAGGACTTTGCAACGTACGCGGACACATGCTTTCAACATTTTGGTGACAGGGTGAAGCACTGGATCACATTCAACGAGCCACATACATTTTCTGTACATGGATATGCTTCGGGCCTCCAGGCACCGGGAAGGTGCTCTATCCTGCGTCCGATCTTATGCAGGTCCGGAAACTCTACAACTGAGCCTTACATGGTTGCTCACAATGTCATCCTGTCTCACGGAACTGTGGCTGATATTTACAAGAGAAAGTATAAG TCAAAACAGCGGGGATCGGTTGGGGCATCATTTGATGTTATCTGGTACGAACCAGAAACAAACTCAACAGAAGACGTCATTGCAACTGACATAGCCCAAGAATTTCAGCTTGGCTG GTTTCTTGATCCATTTATTTTCGGGGATTATCCAAGCTCTATGAGAAGAAGGGTTGGGAGCCGGCTGCCAACCTTTTCCAAATCCGAGTCTACTCTAATTAAAGGGTCCTTGGATTTTGTCGGCATTAATCACTACACTACCTTCTATGGTAAAAACGATACCAGGGATTTAATCGGAGGTCTACTTAACGGCAGCCTTTCAGACTCTGGTGCCATTACCCTTC CATTCAAAAACTGGAAACCTATTGGAGATAGG GCGAATTCTATATGGTTATACATAGTCCCAGAGGGGATGAGAAAATTAATGAACTACATTAAGCAAAAGTACGGCAATCCTCCAGTGATTATCACCGAAAATG GCATGGATGACCCAAATAGCCAGTTCATTTCCCTCAAGGACGCTCTAAGGGATACAAAAAGGATTAAATACCACCATGACTATCTTGCAAATTTGCTAGCTTCAATCAA GCAAGACGGCTGCAATGTGAAAGGCTATTTTGCCTGGTCTCTACTGGATAATTGGGAATGGACGGCTGGATTCACTTCTCGATTTGGTCTCTACTTTGTGGATTATAAGGACAAGCTCAAGAGATACCCGAAGGACTCCGTTCAATGGTTCACGAATTTCTTGAATTCTACTCAAACAAGGCTATGA
- the LOC103402836 gene encoding UDP-glucose 6-dehydrogenase 1 gives MVKICCIGAGYVGGPTMAVIALKCPDIEVAVVDISVSRINAWNSDTLPIYEPGLDDVVKQRRGKNLFFSTDVEKHVMEADIVFVSVNTPTKTQGLGAGKAADLTYWESAARMIADVSKSDKIVVEKSTVPVKTAEAIEKILTHNSKGINFQILSNPEFLAEGTAIEDLFSPDRVLIGGRETPAGQKAIQALKSVYAHWVPEERIICSNLWSAELSKLAANAFLAQRISSVNAISALCEATGANVQEVAHAVGKDTRIGPKFLNASVGFGGSCFQKDILNLVYICECNGLPEVANYWKQVIKINDYQKSRFVNRVVSSMFNTVSGKKIAILGFAFKKDTGDTRETPAIDVCKGLLGDKARLSIYDPQVSEDQIQRDLSMKKFDWDHPIHLQPQSPTTVKQVGVVWDAYAATKDAHGICILTEWDEFKSLDYQKIYDQMQKPAFVFDGRNVVDAEKLRQIGFIVYSIGKPLDEWLKDMPAVA, from the coding sequence ATGGTGAAGATCTGCTGCATTGGAGCTGGATATGTGGGTGGGCCTACTATGGCTGTGATTGCCCTTAAGTGCCCAGATATTGAAGTAGCTGTTGTCGACATTTCTGTGTCTAGGATCAATGCCTGGAACAGTGATACGCTCCCCATATATGAGCCAGGCCTTGATGATGTGGTGAAGCAACGCAGAGGAAAGAACCTCTTCTTCAGCACTGATGTTGAAAAACACGTTATGGAGGCAGACATTGTCTTTGTTTCCGTTAACACGCCCACCAAAACCCAGGGTCTTGGAGCTGGCAAAGCCGCTGATCTTACCTACTGGGAGAGTGCTGCTCGTATGATTGCAGATGTATCAAAGTCTGACAAAATTGTGGTTGAGAAGTCAACCGTCCCAGTCAAAACAGCTGAGGCCATTGAAAAGATTCTGACCCACAACAGCAAAGGCATCAACTtccaaattctttcaaatcctGAGTTCCTTGCTGAGGGAACTGCAATCGAGGACCTTTTTAGCCCAGATCGAGTCCTCATTGGAGGTCGGGAAACCCCAGCAGGCCAAAAGGCAATTCAAGCACTCAAGTCAGTTTATGCCCATTGGGTCCCTGAAGAAAGAATCATCTGCTCTAATCTGTGGTCTGCTGAGCTTTCAAAGCTTGCTGCCAATGCCTTCTTGGCACAGAGGATATCTTCTGTTAATGCCATATCTGCACTCTGTGAGGCAACTGGTGCAAATGTCCAAGAAGTGGCACATGCTGTTGGCAAGGACACAAGAATTGGGCCCAAATTTTTAAATGCCAGCGTTGGTTTTGGTGGGTCTTGCTTCCAGAAGGATATTTTGAACTTGGTATATATCTGCGAGTGTAATGGCCTTCCTGAGGTTGCAAATTACTGGAAACAAGTCATTAAGATCAATGACTACCAGAAGTCTCGGTTTGTGAACCGTGTGGTTTCCTCAATGTTCAACACAGTCTCGGGTAAGAAGATAGCAATCCTGGGATTTGCCTTCAAGAAGGACACTGGTGATACTAGGGAGACACCTGCCATTGACGTGTGCAAAGGGCTGTTGGGTGACAAGGCCCGGCTGAGCATATACGACCCTCAGGTGAGTGAGGACCAGATCCAGAGGGATCTTTCTATGAAGAAGTTTGATTGGGACCATCCCATTCATCTTCAACCTCAGAGCCCCACTACTGTGAAGCAAGTTGGTGTAGTCTGGGATGCTTATGCGGCAACAAAGGATGCTCATGGAATCTGCATCCTGACCGAGTGGGACGAGTTCAAGAGTCTTGATTACCAGAAGATTTATGATCAGATGCAGAAGCCTGCATTTGTGTTCGATGGAAGGAACGTGGTGGATGCTGAGAAGCTGAGGCAAATTGGGTTCATTGTTTACTCCATCGGAAAGCCCCTGGACGAGTGGCTCAAGGACATGCCCGCCGTGGCGTAA